One region of Bradyrhizobium betae genomic DNA includes:
- a CDS encoding ATP-binding protein: MANLESDIIGRVNRLALRPSEKNALLPLMEAVSNSVHSITDLYDADAATRGRITIRILREGDEPESRVIGFDIEDNGIGFTEANFRSFRTPDSRWKEARGGKGVGRLAWLKVFDRILVDSTYSDGAGWQRRAFEFRLTESDQIHELSGEAAGTAHRTIISFRGFKPPFENRCPIRKGIIENRIAAHFVPLFVAGNAPKVTVNDDERTEIETLFSDSIVENATDTITIGQGEDAFPLTVWSLKCDKRMRFEPPAFHFAFIAGDSRSVIDYAIDEQLGLKALDGEYVYIACASSPYLDQKVNSERTAFTLDPGEVDEIKRGIATRARHFLRSYIETALTRKIETSREVIAENPQFLYMMDDLQAFAEGLQPNAFGKEDIFLEMSRGRFRRQKRYSALEKSIKTKDLLAGPLAAKVEDYTSYIADEKRGALAEYVTRRKAVLDLFETLLEYDDLGEETYSKEDALHQLFCPMHIDSKGLTIEDHNLWLLDDRLAFFNYFASDERLSNYTTLDSEERPDLAFFYNSAVAWREREDTDTVVIVEFKRPMREDYTKGKDPVQQVLSYVKRLKETSGEIDIRGRAIRGIRSSTSFHCYVVADITPQLEERIIGRFEKTPDGHGYFGYTTNPAAFVEIVPFGKVMQDARLRNAIFFHKLGITNAG, encoded by the coding sequence TTGGCAAACCTAGAAAGCGACATCATCGGCCGGGTGAATCGGCTGGCCCTTCGGCCGTCCGAAAAGAATGCCCTACTGCCACTCATGGAAGCGGTTAGCAATTCTGTTCACTCGATAACAGACCTCTACGACGCGGACGCAGCAACGAGGGGCCGGATCACGATCCGCATCCTTCGTGAAGGCGATGAGCCAGAAAGTCGGGTTATCGGCTTTGATATCGAAGACAACGGGATTGGCTTTACGGAGGCCAATTTCAGATCCTTTAGAACGCCAGACTCCCGTTGGAAGGAAGCGCGTGGCGGCAAGGGCGTAGGTCGCCTAGCATGGCTTAAAGTTTTCGACCGCATCCTTGTCGATAGCACTTACAGCGACGGCGCAGGCTGGCAGCGACGAGCTTTTGAATTCCGTCTCACCGAAAGCGATCAGATCCACGAGCTTAGTGGTGAAGCCGCCGGGACTGCGCATCGGACCATCATCAGCTTCCGGGGATTTAAGCCACCATTTGAGAATAGATGTCCGATCAGAAAGGGGATCATTGAGAACAGGATCGCGGCGCACTTTGTCCCGCTGTTTGTGGCTGGAAACGCACCGAAGGTCACGGTCAATGATGACGAAAGAACCGAGATCGAGACGCTATTCAGCGATAGTATCGTCGAAAACGCGACCGACACCATTACTATTGGCCAAGGAGAAGACGCATTTCCGCTCACGGTATGGTCCCTAAAATGCGACAAGCGCATGCGGTTCGAACCCCCCGCCTTCCACTTCGCCTTCATAGCGGGGGACAGTCGCTCGGTGATCGACTACGCAATTGATGAGCAACTAGGTCTCAAAGCGCTCGATGGCGAATATGTCTATATCGCCTGCGCATCTAGCCCGTACTTAGATCAAAAGGTCAACAGTGAGCGGACAGCGTTCACTCTCGACCCCGGAGAAGTGGACGAAATCAAGCGCGGAATCGCAACACGTGCGCGGCATTTTCTACGGTCGTACATCGAGACTGCTCTGACCCGAAAGATTGAGACTAGCCGAGAGGTCATTGCTGAAAACCCACAATTTCTCTACATGATGGATGACCTCCAGGCCTTCGCTGAAGGGCTGCAGCCGAACGCCTTTGGAAAAGAGGACATTTTTCTGGAGATGTCGCGCGGTAGATTCCGTCGCCAGAAGCGATACTCAGCCCTCGAAAAATCAATTAAAACGAAGGATCTGCTGGCTGGCCCACTGGCAGCCAAGGTCGAAGACTACACCAGCTACATCGCAGACGAGAAACGCGGCGCATTGGCGGAGTACGTCACGCGGCGCAAAGCCGTGCTGGACCTGTTTGAAACGCTCCTTGAATACGACGACTTAGGCGAAGAGACCTACAGCAAGGAAGACGCACTTCATCAGCTCTTCTGCCCCATGCACATAGACTCCAAGGGCCTAACGATTGAAGACCACAATCTCTGGCTGCTAGACGACCGCCTAGCCTTTTTCAACTATTTTGCCTCCGACGAACGGCTGTCCAACTACACGACGCTGGATAGCGAGGAACGGCCGGACCTTGCGTTCTTTTACAATTCTGCCGTTGCTTGGCGTGAGCGCGAGGATACCGACACGGTTGTCATCGTTGAGTTCAAGAGACCGATGCGCGAAGACTACACGAAGGGAAAAGATCCGGTTCAACAAGTACTCTCCTATGTGAAGAGACTCAAAGAGACCTCAGGTGAGATTGATATCCGGGGCCGCGCAATCCGTGGCATTCGGTCCAGCACATCTTTTCATTGCTATGTTGTCGCCGATATTACTCCTCAACTTGAGGAGCGCATCATTGGTCGCTTCGAGAAGACACCGGACGGCCATGGATACTTTGGGTACACGACGAATCCAGCAGCCTTCGTTGAGATCGTGCCATTTGGAAAAGTCATGCAAGATGCGCGACTTCGGAACGCGATCTTCTTCCATAAGCTTGGGATTACAAATGCAGGCTGA
- a CDS encoding SIR2 family NAD-dependent protein deacylase, which translates to MSLNAKLPPPAKMPLWPELGKSFADELQDYSPTSVLDGISAYEHEFGRARLIERLADLLHVNRAQPGPAHKEFCTLPFDIVCTTNFDFLLENQYDLERQDNRTAHPVVDEDQLSINIGTAGTLLLKLHGDVRHPTRLVVTEADYDGFLTNYPLIATYLANLLITKTAVFIGYSLDDPDFRQIWQLVASRLGKTRRMAYAIMVGARPGDIARFERRGVKVVNLPGTREKYGDVLAEAFADLREYRREHAGPTLKPTEEKPLEQFLLPRDAMSRLCLFATPLEILPYYRENVFPLAEAAGFVPVTAADVVNLGESTSAKIDTLIDRATVMVVDATSPYTQFELGLAISRSQEVSTRLNRLPLRVIPVVTEFSQLQGAGQSISAIRRPQTLSDESEFVWQIAKALEAIAEEMGFAQRYEPRRLFETKEYRAAVISAMALLESTLRQRLNKPPLESVRRPLSMRQLLDLAVSEGMAIDYQDVLVWTKLRNDVVHRGKRVSRQEAQAVLEGVERIMDAI; encoded by the coding sequence ATGTCCCTGAATGCAAAGTTGCCACCTCCTGCGAAAATGCCACTCTGGCCGGAACTCGGGAAAAGCTTTGCGGACGAACTGCAGGACTATTCCCCAACAAGCGTGCTGGATGGCATTTCCGCATATGAGCATGAATTTGGCCGAGCCCGCCTCATAGAGCGTCTGGCAGACCTTTTGCACGTTAATCGAGCTCAACCGGGGCCGGCTCATAAGGAATTTTGTACCCTCCCATTCGATATCGTCTGCACCACCAACTTCGATTTCCTGCTCGAAAATCAATACGATCTGGAGCGCCAAGATAATCGAACTGCCCATCCGGTAGTGGATGAAGACCAATTGTCGATCAACATAGGCACTGCCGGCACTCTTCTTCTCAAATTGCACGGCGATGTGCGTCACCCAACGCGGCTTGTAGTCACTGAAGCCGACTACGACGGTTTCCTCACGAACTATCCGCTCATCGCTACATACTTAGCGAACCTGCTTATTACTAAGACCGCTGTCTTCATCGGCTACAGCCTGGACGACCCAGACTTCCGTCAAATTTGGCAATTGGTAGCCAGCCGTTTGGGTAAGACACGGCGTATGGCTTACGCAATCATGGTAGGCGCGCGCCCAGGTGACATCGCAAGGTTCGAGCGCCGCGGTGTAAAGGTCGTCAACCTTCCGGGGACTCGCGAGAAATACGGCGATGTACTAGCAGAGGCATTTGCCGACCTGCGGGAATACCGACGCGAGCACGCGGGACCAACGTTAAAGCCGACAGAAGAGAAGCCGCTAGAGCAGTTCTTGTTACCGCGGGATGCTATGAGCAGGCTATGTCTCTTTGCGACTCCCCTAGAAATCCTCCCGTATTATCGCGAGAACGTGTTTCCGCTTGCAGAGGCTGCGGGCTTCGTGCCGGTCACAGCGGCCGACGTGGTCAACCTCGGCGAAAGCACTAGCGCGAAAATCGATACGCTCATTGATCGCGCCACCGTGATGGTCGTGGATGCGACTTCGCCATATACCCAATTTGAACTCGGCCTTGCCATTTCGCGTTCCCAAGAAGTGTCGACCCGCCTTAATAGGCTGCCCTTGCGGGTGATACCGGTGGTAACGGAGTTTTCCCAGCTGCAGGGGGCCGGTCAGAGCATCTCGGCCATTAGACGTCCCCAAACGTTGTCGGATGAAAGCGAGTTTGTCTGGCAGATCGCTAAGGCGCTTGAGGCTATTGCGGAAGAAATGGGCTTCGCGCAGCGCTACGAGCCGCGACGGCTTTTCGAGACCAAGGAATATCGAGCTGCCGTCATTTCAGCTATGGCGCTTTTGGAATCAACGCTGCGCCAGCGCTTGAACAAACCACCGCTAGAGTCCGTTCGGCGCCCGCTGTCCATGCGCCAACTCCTGGATCTCGCCGTTAGTGAAGGTATGGCGATTGACTACCAGGATGTCTTAGTCTGGACGAAACTGAGGAATGATGTGGTTCATAGGGGGAAGCGCGTGTCCCGCCAGGAAGCCCAAGCAGTCCTCGAAGGCGTTGAGCGGATTATGGACGCAATCTGA
- a CDS encoding adenylate/guanylate cyclase domain-containing protein, with protein sequence MPKFLRIGIHWSNVSGYTSKAWCVRRVGSVVHLKWGAVEVHGAGDGRKVNWSRLPQEKTIRCGTAQRAQDYTKAAIARRRSHRYEPLTGPIANRRPSAGRSPEPKQALATILIVDIVGSTAKAAKLGDARWTKIIGHYYAAVRKELKTARGKEVVTTGDGVLATFKAPAAGIACATAIQKAMRTLGLEIRVGLHAGAYTMSGGEMVGLAFHIGTRVAAKARAGEVLVSSAVKDLLKAQPAISLRDHGMHQLKGVPERWRLYRVEI encoded by the coding sequence ATGCCGAAATTTCTCCGCATCGGAATCCATTGGTCGAACGTGTCCGGGTACACGTCGAAGGCGTGGTGCGTCCGGCGCGTCGGCTCGGTGGTTCACCTGAAATGGGGCGCCGTCGAGGTCCATGGCGCCGGCGACGGCCGCAAGGTCAACTGGTCGCGCCTGCCGCAGGAGAAGACCATTCGTTGCGGCACCGCGCAGCGCGCCCAGGATTATACCAAGGCCGCGATCGCGCGGCGGCGGAGCCATCGCTATGAGCCGCTGACCGGACCCATCGCGAACCGGCGCCCGTCGGCCGGGCGTAGCCCCGAGCCCAAACAGGCGCTCGCCACCATCCTGATCGTCGACATCGTCGGCTCCACCGCAAAGGCCGCCAAGCTCGGCGATGCGCGCTGGACCAAGATCATCGGCCACTATTACGCCGCCGTCCGCAAGGAGCTGAAGACCGCGCGCGGCAAGGAGGTCGTGACCACCGGCGACGGCGTGCTGGCGACGTTCAAGGCGCCCGCCGCCGGCATCGCCTGCGCCACCGCGATCCAGAAGGCCATGCGCACGCTCGGCCTCGAGATCAGGGTGGGCCTGCATGCCGGCGCGTACACGATGAGCGGCGGCGAGATGGTCGGCCTCGCCTTCCACATCGGCACCCGCGTCGCCGCCAAGGCGCGCGCCGGCGAAGTGCTGGTGTCGAGCGCGGTGAAGGATCTGTTGAAGGCGCAGCCCGCGATCAGCCTGAGGGATCACGGCATGCATCAGCTCAAGGGCGTGCCGGAGCGGTGGCGGCTGTATCGGGTGGAAATTTAG
- a CDS encoding outer membrane protein: MNGSRTIGTPFNGLNTNLSSVSNKIDWTAHARARLGYSFGNWLPFIAGGAAIAGAHDSLNFIVPQVTNGVVYPSYSNSATRVGFTIGGGIDFKVTPNWIVRGEYLYDNFGTTTGRSSPATFNTEVFTLDTHTVRAAIMYKFD; this comes from the coding sequence GTGAACGGCTCGAGGACGATCGGGACGCCCTTCAACGGTCTCAACACTAATCTTTCGTCGGTCAGCAACAAGATCGACTGGACGGCGCACGCGCGGGCGCGCCTCGGTTATTCGTTCGGCAACTGGCTCCCGTTCATTGCCGGTGGTGCGGCGATTGCCGGCGCGCACGACAGCCTCAATTTCATCGTGCCCCAGGTTACCAACGGCGTCGTCTATCCCAGCTACAGCAACAGCGCGACGCGCGTCGGCTTCACGATCGGCGGCGGTATCGATTTCAAGGTCACGCCGAACTGGATCGTCCGCGGCGAATATCTCTACGACAATTTCGGAACCACGACCGGCCGCTCGAGCCCGGCCACCTTCAACACCGAAGTGTTCACGCTCGATACGCACACGGTACGCGCGGCGATCATGTACAAGTTCGACTGA
- a CDS encoding adenylate/guanylate cyclase domain-containing protein, giving the protein MNAPDKNAPTLSDGVVDWLTNGTRDERFIDNIFAQMCIRLQQAGIPLHRSTLHVRIQHPQWLGARFMWSDGMREAEISRVDFDVRERSEYIGSAANEIQDGATEVRENLERDPSLGRRHALYDEMRAKGLTDYVAWPLFHTLGKQHLVTFATSRPGGFDDAHIAALKKLLPVLALVSEIRIKNRLARTLLETYVGSHASELILAGATRRGTGTTVRAAIMICDLRDFTKISDNWPRDDVIDLLNDYFDAMSEPIAKHGGEILKFIGDGLLAIFPLHEPAACANLLRAVTEARQAMVALNERNSATGRAPLNYGIGVHVGDVMYGNIGSSTRLDFTVIGPAVNLASRLESLTKQLGRTVLLSRAFAELVEREFELEHVGKHEVRGFSDPIELFAYHG; this is encoded by the coding sequence ATGAATGCGCCAGACAAAAATGCCCCCACGCTGTCCGACGGCGTCGTCGATTGGCTGACCAACGGCACGCGCGACGAGCGCTTCATCGACAACATCTTTGCCCAGATGTGCATCCGGCTGCAGCAGGCCGGCATTCCGCTGCATCGGTCGACGCTTCACGTCCGGATCCAGCACCCGCAATGGCTGGGCGCCCGCTTCATGTGGTCCGACGGCATGCGCGAGGCGGAGATCTCGCGGGTCGATTTCGACGTGAGGGAGCGCTCCGAGTATATCGGCAGTGCCGCCAACGAAATCCAGGACGGCGCGACCGAGGTGCGCGAGAACCTCGAACGCGACCCGTCGCTCGGCCGCAGGCACGCGCTTTATGACGAGATGCGCGCGAAGGGCCTGACGGATTATGTGGCTTGGCCGCTCTTCCACACCCTCGGCAAGCAGCACCTCGTCACGTTTGCGACCAGCCGCCCCGGCGGTTTCGACGACGCGCATATCGCCGCGCTGAAGAAGCTGCTGCCGGTGCTGGCGCTGGTCAGCGAGATCCGCATCAAGAACCGCCTGGCGCGGACGCTGCTGGAGACCTATGTCGGCTCCCATGCCAGCGAGCTGATCCTGGCCGGCGCCACGCGGCGCGGCACCGGCACCACGGTGCGCGCTGCGATCATGATCTGCGACTTGCGCGATTTCACCAAGATCTCCGACAACTGGCCGCGCGACGACGTCATCGATCTCCTCAACGACTATTTCGACGCGATGTCGGAGCCGATCGCGAAGCACGGCGGCGAGATCCTGAAATTCATCGGCGACGGCCTGCTCGCGATCTTCCCGCTTCATGAGCCCGCCGCCTGCGCCAATCTGCTGCGCGCCGTGACCGAGGCGCGTCAGGCCATGGTCGCCCTGAACGAACGCAACAGTGCGACCGGCCGCGCGCCGCTCAACTACGGCATCGGCGTCCATGTCGGCGACGTCATGTACGGCAATATCGGATCATCCACGCGGCTGGACTTCACCGTGATCGGCCCCGCCGTCAACTTGGCCTCCCGCCTGGAATCCCTCACCAAACAGTTGGGACGAACCGTGCTGCTGTCGCGCGCATTCGCCGAGCTGGTGGAGCGCGAGTTCGAGCTGGAGCATGTCGGCAAACACGAGGTACGCGGCTTCAGCGACCCGATCGAGCTGTTCGCGTATCACGGCTGA
- a CDS encoding HutD family protein — MKTTLLTSEHYTRSPWKNGGGIFTDIADAHREGSPARDWDSLLWRFASTPIVAPGPFSHMPGIDRLQMVVGGRGLVLKSPTQDFDEREPFTTVRFTGEMEIVTALEAGPVEVVNLMARRGAAEVELDAIQQPGERSLPAGTHLVYAARGDCRIRLGLQDFAISHENTLKVELTEASKLTLVSGLIVLGSIRLVG, encoded by the coding sequence ATGAAAACCACGCTGCTCACATCCGAACACTACACCCGCTCGCCCTGGAAGAACGGCGGCGGCATTTTCACCGATATCGCGGATGCCCATCGTGAAGGGAGCCCGGCGAGGGATTGGGACAGCCTGCTCTGGCGTTTTGCCTCCACGCCGATCGTGGCGCCCGGTCCGTTCTCCCATATGCCGGGAATCGATCGCCTGCAGATGGTCGTCGGCGGGCGCGGGCTGGTGCTGAAATCGCCCACGCAGGACTTCGACGAGCGTGAACCCTTTACGACGGTGCGCTTCACCGGCGAGATGGAGATCGTCACCGCGCTCGAGGCTGGCCCGGTCGAGGTGGTGAACCTGATGGCCCGGCGCGGTGCGGCGGAGGTCGAGCTGGACGCGATCCAGCAGCCCGGCGAGCGGTCACTTCCCGCCGGCACGCATCTGGTTTACGCGGCGCGCGGCGATTGCCGCATCCGCCTCGGGCTTCAGGATTTTGCGATTTCGCACGAAAACACGCTGAAGGTCGAACTGACCGAGGCGTCAAAGCTCACGCTCGTTTCAGGCCTGATCGTGCTAGGATCGATCCGTCTGGTTGGCTAG
- a CDS encoding SDR family NAD(P)-dependent oxidoreductase: MTDTESKPERYVRPPSAESLGEAPGRGRLKGRRILIVGGGQRVFDAATDPIGNGRAMSILCAREGAKVAVADLNRTSAQQTVKHITDEGGEGFAIAADVTSEADVVRMIEESHRAMGGLDGMVLNIGTFGKVGLDAVSPEEWNRIYDVNVRGPMLCCRAAMPRFDDGGAIVFISSIAALKAGSQMAVYDSSKAALGGLMRNIAHLGSRRGIRANLVYPGLVDTPNGREAGAGRPNRGKGHVPFGRQATAWEIAYAVLFFLSDESVYVTAQTLAVDSGLSGM, encoded by the coding sequence ATGACGGATACCGAGAGCAAGCCGGAGCGTTACGTCCGTCCGCCGAGCGCGGAGTCGCTGGGCGAAGCGCCGGGCCGCGGGCGCCTGAAGGGGCGCCGCATCCTGATCGTCGGCGGCGGCCAGCGCGTGTTCGACGCCGCCACCGATCCGATCGGCAACGGCCGCGCCATGAGCATCCTTTGCGCACGCGAGGGCGCGAAGGTTGCGGTCGCCGATCTCAACCGCACCTCGGCCCAGCAGACCGTCAAGCACATCACCGACGAAGGCGGCGAGGGGTTTGCGATTGCGGCCGACGTGACATCGGAGGCCGACGTCGTCCGCATGATCGAGGAATCCCATCGCGCCATGGGCGGCCTCGACGGCATGGTGCTGAACATCGGCACCTTCGGCAAAGTCGGCCTCGATGCGGTCAGCCCCGAGGAGTGGAACCGGATCTACGACGTCAACGTCCGCGGGCCCATGCTGTGCTGCCGCGCCGCGATGCCGAGATTCGACGATGGCGGCGCCATCGTCTTCATATCCTCGATCGCCGCGCTGAAAGCCGGCTCCCAGATGGCCGTGTATGATTCCTCCAAGGCCGCGCTCGGCGGCCTGATGCGCAACATCGCCCATCTCGGATCACGCCGCGGCATTCGCGCCAACTTGGTCTATCCGGGTCTGGTCGACACCCCCAACGGCCGCGAAGCCGGCGCCGGCCGCCCCAATCGCGGCAAGGGCCACGTCCCGTTCGGCCGCCAGGCCACCGCGTGGGAGATCGCCTATGCGGTGCTGTTCTTCCTCTCGGACGAAAGCGTCTACGTCACCGCGCAGACACTCGCGGTCGATAGCGGCCTGAGCGGGATGTAA
- a CDS encoding carboxymuconolactone decarboxylase family protein, producing MARLPLIDPETTSGDIRASFDRMPVKLNIFRMMAHAEANMIPAMRLGNSILHKQKLSAVNRELLILQAAQLEGGAYEWRQHVPIALGVGCTQGQIDAVERADYDAAALSEAERALLKFGREVVQNVRVPEAIFTAARKHFSDQEIVESIVTVGFYMMMARLTEATETDLDPAAGMKVYDGGKKQGG from the coding sequence GTGGCAAGGCTGCCCCTGATTGATCCGGAGACGACGAGCGGCGACATCCGCGCCTCGTTCGACCGCATGCCGGTCAAGCTCAACATCTTTCGCATGATGGCCCACGCCGAGGCCAACATGATCCCGGCGATGCGGCTCGGCAATTCCATCCTGCACAAGCAGAAGCTCTCGGCCGTCAACCGCGAGCTCCTGATCCTCCAGGCTGCGCAGCTCGAAGGCGGCGCCTATGAATGGCGTCAGCACGTGCCGATCGCGCTCGGCGTCGGCTGCACGCAGGGACAGATCGATGCGGTGGAGCGCGCTGACTACGATGCCGCCGCACTGAGCGAGGCCGAGCGCGCGCTGCTCAAGTTCGGCCGCGAAGTCGTGCAGAACGTCCGGGTGCCAGAGGCGATCTTTACTGCTGCGCGAAAACATTTCAGCGACCAGGAGATCGTCGAATCCATCGTCACCGTCGGTTTTTACATGATGATGGCGCGGCTCACCGAAGCGACCGAGACCGATCTCGATCCCGCCGCCGGCATGAAGGTTTATGACGGCGGCAAGAAGCAGGGCGGCTGA
- a CDS encoding TetR/AcrR family transcriptional regulator, protein MAVHTSSTAEAAAPTTRERILSEALDLFAQSGYGGASMRELARRVGIRESSLYNHFSGKAAILEAIVAEHGPASSASRLEEVRYKQLARQPAAFCRQFALDLVEQWSDPREHQFQKVITAERNRVPGIRAKFADHFYAREQSMMTDYFRGFALAGLVSTPDPRETARLFAAGLIYIRLEHYVMGAAPSPRAKVIEAIDRYLAFFLSLIAAGNDDANKKRKPKGETRGKAAPD, encoded by the coding sequence ATGGCTGTCCACACCTCCAGCACGGCGGAAGCGGCTGCGCCCACCACGCGCGAGCGCATCCTGAGCGAAGCGCTCGATCTGTTCGCGCAGAGCGGCTATGGCGGTGCCTCGATGCGCGAGCTGGCGCGCCGCGTCGGCATCCGCGAGAGCAGCCTTTACAATCATTTCTCCGGCAAGGCCGCGATCCTCGAAGCGATCGTTGCCGAGCACGGTCCCGCCAGCTCGGCGAGCCGGCTGGAAGAAGTGCGCTACAAGCAGCTCGCGCGCCAGCCCGCCGCGTTCTGCCGGCAGTTTGCATTGGACCTCGTCGAGCAATGGTCCGATCCGCGCGAGCACCAGTTCCAGAAGGTGATCACGGCCGAGCGTAACCGCGTGCCCGGCATCCGCGCCAAGTTCGCCGATCATTTCTATGCGCGCGAGCAGAGCATGATGACGGACTATTTCCGCGGCTTTGCGCTCGCCGGCCTCGTCTCGACGCCCGACCCGCGCGAGACCGCGCGGCTGTTCGCCGCCGGCCTGATCTATATCCGCCTCGAACATTACGTGATGGGCGCCGCGCCCTCGCCGCGGGCGAAGGTGATCGAGGCGATCGACCGCTACCTCGCCTTCTTCCTGTCGCTGATCGCGGCGGGCAACGACGACGCCAACAAGAAACGAAAACCCAAGGGAGAAACGCGTGGCAAGGCTGCCCCTGATTGA
- a CDS encoding ABC transporter substrate-binding protein — MARLARLRVAAACILLPLLAATTAQAQSKYDPGADDRTIKIGTTAPLSGPVSAFAQIAKSAEAYFRKVNDDGGVNGRRIQMIIADDAYSPPKTVEQTRRLVESEEVLLIFGGVGTPTNSAVHKYLNDRKVPQLFLGSGAAKWDDPKNFPWTVGWQPTYRDEAIAYAKYIKASHAKAKIGVLYQNDDLGKDYLKALEEGLGSGEAIVARAAYETSAPTVDTQILQLKTAGADVVLVAATPKFAAQAIRKIGEIGWKPVTIISNVSASISGVLEPAGKDNSTGVISSQYLKDATDPASKDDAGYKEWLAFMDKYMPDANKNDWLNVYGYTIAQTLVTVLKASGNDLTRANVIRQATTLKDVKLPMLINGTAVNNSPEHYTPMTSLQLIRFDGTRWVPFGDLLKN; from the coding sequence ATGGCGCGCCTTGCCCGCCTTCGCGTAGCTGCGGCCTGCATCCTGTTGCCGCTGCTCGCAGCGACCACCGCTCAAGCCCAAAGCAAGTACGATCCCGGCGCCGACGACAGGACCATCAAGATCGGCACCACCGCGCCGCTGAGCGGGCCGGTCTCGGCCTTCGCGCAGATCGCGAAATCCGCGGAAGCCTATTTCCGCAAGGTGAACGACGACGGCGGCGTCAACGGCCGGCGCATCCAGATGATCATTGCCGACGACGCCTACAGCCCGCCGAAGACGGTGGAGCAGACGCGGCGGCTGGTCGAGAGCGAGGAAGTGCTGCTGATATTCGGCGGCGTCGGCACCCCGACCAACAGCGCCGTGCACAAATATCTCAACGACCGCAAGGTGCCGCAGCTATTCCTCGGCTCGGGGGCGGCGAAGTGGGACGACCCGAAGAATTTTCCGTGGACCGTCGGCTGGCAGCCGACCTATCGCGACGAGGCGATCGCCTACGCCAAGTACATCAAGGCGAGCCACGCCAAGGCGAAGATCGGCGTGCTCTACCAGAACGACGATCTCGGCAAGGACTATCTGAAGGCGCTGGAGGAAGGACTCGGCAGCGGCGAGGCGATCGTGGCGCGCGCGGCCTACGAGACCTCGGCGCCGACCGTCGACACCCAGATCCTGCAACTGAAGACCGCAGGCGCCGATGTAGTGCTGGTGGCGGCGACGCCGAAATTCGCGGCGCAGGCGATACGCAAGATCGGCGAGATCGGCTGGAAGCCCGTCACCATCATCTCCAACGTCTCGGCCTCGATCAGCGGTGTGCTGGAGCCGGCCGGCAAGGACAATTCCACCGGCGTCATCTCCAGCCAGTACCTGAAGGACGCGACCGACCCGGCCTCGAAGGATGATGCCGGATACAAGGAATGGCTGGCGTTCATGGACAAGTACATGCCGGACGCCAACAAGAACGACTGGCTGAACGTCTATGGCTACACCATCGCCCAGACGCTGGTCACGGTGCTGAAAGCCTCCGGCAACGACCTCACCCGCGCCAATGTGATCAGGCAGGCCACGACGCTCAAGGACGTCAAGCTGCCGATGCTGATCAACGGCACCGCGGTGAACAACTCGCCCGAGCACTATACGCCGATGACGAGCCTCCAGCTGATCCGTTTCGACGGCACGCGCTGGGTGCCGTTCGGCGATCTCCTGAAGAACTGA